Proteins encoded in a region of the Ptychodera flava strain L36383 chromosome 4, AS_Pfla_20210202, whole genome shotgun sequence genome:
- the LOC139130611 gene encoding solute carrier family 35 member G1-like, producing MKDVQTDNSELTQLFPQESESTDKYRGCSSISKSGLGVSLAALSGVLYGLVTILVVLTQNGGAATAQVTLIQNIVCIVFTIPVIAYFRYPFFKYSNRERILLVVNSVVETAGRITLYYAFRFGLAGNVTSITYGILPILTALLACVYNRERWKRVDAINSVFNIAGIILIAGPLFTTNETSEEEKNAALSISLSIATAVLFAVSAVAIHSMPGVRVFVILFYVGAVGVVVTIPMLFLGTSVTWHLGTICWVYLLLEAVCYLLASIAAMFALHRENAATVILLINIQICVAYIGDVFVFGKTVKPLEIVGSVLIITSSAIVALYTCWINRRNTDR from the coding sequence ATGAAAGACGTGCAGACTGACAACAGTGAGCTGACGCAATTGTTTCCCCAGGAGAGTGAATCAACCGACAAATATCGAGGGTGTAGTTCCATCAGTAAGTCGGGCCTGGGTGTCTCGCTGGCCGCCTTATCTGGTGTACTGTATGGCCTAGTGACAATACTCGTTGTCCTCACCCAAAATGGTGGTGCAGCCACTGCACAAGTAACGCTCATTCAGAACATTGTCTGCATTGTGTTCACTATTCCAGTGATAGCGTATTTCAGGTATCCATTCTTCAAGTACAGCAACAGAGAAAGGATTTTATTGGTGGTGAACTCAGTAGTAGAAACCGCCGGACGAATCACCCTGTATTACGCATTTAGGTTTGGCCTTGCTGGGAATGTTACATCCATTACGTATGGAATCCTACCGATACTGACAGCTCTACTTGCGTGTGTTTATAATCGGGAACGATGGAAAAGAGTGGACGCAATTAACAGCGTTTTTAATATAGCTGGTATTATTCTCATTGCTGGACCATTGTTTACAACAAATGAAACCTCGGAAGAAGAGAAGAACGCTGCTCTGTCTATATCGCTCAGCATCGCCACTGCAGTGTTATTTGCAGTTTCAGCTGTAGCGATTCACTCCATGCCAGGCGTGCGGGTCTTCGTCATCCTGTTCTACGTCGGTGCCGTCGGTGTCGTGGTTACTATTCCGATGCTGTTCTTGGGCACTTCGGTCACCTGGCATCTGGGTACCATATGCTGGGTGTACCTGCTGTTGGAAGCAGTGTGTTATCTTTTAGCCTCGATAGCTGCCATGTTTGCTCTTCATAGAGAAAACGCAGCCACAGTCATACTTCTTATAAACATTCAGATTTGCGTAGCCTACATTGGTGATGTTTTCGTTTTCGGAAAAACCGTGAAGCCCTTGGAAATAGTAGGAAGCGTTCTCATCATAACTAGTTCAGCGATAGTCGCCCTTTACACCTGTTGGATAAACAGACGAAACACCGACAGATGA
- the LOC139130612 gene encoding solute carrier family 35 member G1-like — protein MELESVNGELTQLFPPESESDDKSTWCSSVSRSCFGVSLATLSGLLYGLSTVFIVLAQNGGADSIQVTFTQNIFCIAFSAPVTAYLRHPVFDYSKEERILLMVISVVEVAGRISLFYAFRFGLAGNVTAITLGALPVLTPLFACIYNREPWKKADAINSVFNITGIVLIAGPSSTTDDISKEDNIAVLSILLSILSAAFFAIEAVATHSIPSVHVFVILLYVGAVGSVITFPMLFVGNLVTWHLSTMCWIYLLLEAFCYLLATIGFILALQRENPATVVLLSNIQICVAYIGDVLIFGKTVKLLQILGSVLILASSAIVACYTCVENRANIKTSQVKKTSRQRKDDVFSTRCQQDN, from the coding sequence ATGGAGTTGGAATCCGTCAATGGTGAGCTAACGCAGTTATTCCCGCCGGAAAGTGAATCAGACGACAAATCTACATGGTGCAGTTCCGTCAGCAGGTCATGTTTCGGAGTGTCGCTGGCAACCTTATCTGGTTTACTGTATGGCCTGAGCACGGTGTTCATTGTACTTGCTCAAAATGGCGGGGCGGACTCCATACAGGTAACTTTCACTCAGAACATCTTCTGCATTGCATTTTCTGCGCCGGTAACAGCATATCTCAGACACCCAGTCTTCGACTACAGTAAGGAGGAAAGGATTTTGTTAATGGTGATTTCAGTCGTAGAAGTCGCTGGACGAATCAGTTTGTTTTATGCGTTTAGATTTGGTCTTGCTGGCAATGTCACAGCCATCACGTTAGGAGCCCTGCCGGTGCTAACGCCACTGTTTGCTTGTATTTATAACCGAGAACCTTGGAAAAAAGCGGATGCCATTAATAGCGTTTTCAATATTACTGGTATTGTTCTGATCGCTGGACCATCTTCTACAACAGATGATATTTCGAAAGAAGATAACATTGCTGTTCTATCTATATTGCTTAGCATTCTCAGTGCAGCGTTCTTTGCTATTGAAGCTGTTGCGACTCACTCCATACCAAGTGTACATGTCTTCGTTATTTTGCTCTACGTCGGTGCCGTCGGTTCTGTGATTACTTTTCCGATGCTGTTCGTGGGAAATTTGGTCACGTGGCATCTGAGTACCATGTGCTGGATATACCTACTGTTGGAAGCTTTCTGCTATCTGTTGGCTACAATAGGCTTTATTCTTGCCCTACAGAGAGAAAATCCAGCCACGGTTGTACTGCTTTCGAACATTCAGATTTGCGTTGCCTACATTGGCGATGTTCTCATTTTCGGAAAGACTGTGAAGCTGTTGCAAATACTAGGCAGCGTTCTTATTTTGGCCAGTTCAGCAATAGTAGCCTGTTATACTTGTGTGGAAAATAGGGCAAACATTAAAACATCACAGGTAAAGAAAACCAGCAGGCAGAGAAAGGATGATGTATTTTCAACGCGATGTCAACAGGACAACTGA